Within the Seriola aureovittata isolate HTS-2021-v1 ecotype China chromosome 24, ASM2101889v1, whole genome shotgun sequence genome, the region TCCGCCGAACGTGCTCCCGCGGCGCCTAAGACATGACTCCGAATACGGGGTTGTGGCGGCAGATGCTCGGGCCGATCTCCTCGTAGTCTCTCTTAGTGTGGCACACTTGGTAAAACTCAGGCTGCGAAAATAAATGTGAGATCGACAGAAGTTTACTAAAGTCTGGGGCCGCAtggaaaaacttttttgccGTTTGTTTCTGCTCAGTTTTGTTCAAGTAGAAACTCTGGGAGGTTTCTATATACAATTATTTGTTGATATCAAAAATAGATTGTAAAAAGCTGCAGGAGGAATGATATGTGTTGTTAAAGGGGCTGAAAAACGCTGTTTTGATACTCACAGTAGACGCCAGCATTGATCCTCCGAACCAGACGGCGTACCTCTGCATGTGGTGAGTGATGACTTGCACGTCAATGGGTTTGGGCTGCAAACACAGAGATTCATACTCAGTATTTTAAGACAATAAAAACgacttcctgcagcagctaggtgcctttttctttttatacagaTCTGTGCAGTCAACATCAcaatatgtgaaataaaaatgaagcctGTATAAGACATACTTTTACTGCATTTCCCTCACCTTCAACTTGCCGCCGCTCAGCTCTTCGCTTATTTTCAGTCGTGCGTCCACAGTCCTCTTGAGGTCCCTCTGGAGGCGTCTGCCAAAGTCCCTGAACATGGTGGAGCCTCCGGAGAGCACAATGTTCTGTGACACAAGTACacgttcagaaaaaaaaacaaccttctGTGTATGTCATATGAGCGTGAGTAGCCGCGGAGGGGATTTGTGTACCTTGTACAGCGGACGCCGGACGTCGATGGGACAGTTCTGGATGACCTCATCCACCACCTCCGAGATCGGCTGGGTGAAATCTGGGTTGGCAAACTGGACGAGACgaaacattcacatttatacACTTGCAACTACTGACCGGTCACATCTCTCCTTCTAGGGATCGtcatctgtcagcagcagcagtgtgaactCAACAATCTCACTGACCTCAGGATGGAAAAAGATCTCGGGCCCGAGGAAGCGTTCGTAGCCAACATCGATGGTGAACTCCTTCTTGCTGATGGCGTTCACGCCTGTGTACTGTTTGATCCACTTGGAGCCGTCTGTGTCGTACTTGCTGAACTCCTTAACAAGGTCAGGGCAGACGTAGCTGAACCGCTCCTGGAGAAACCAAATAATATAGTGATACACGGATATTATGAGCGATGGGAGACAGCTGTCTATTAaatactgtttcattttaaacctCTGATACTCATTTCAGGTGAGCTACAAGTTTCTGTAGCTGCACTGGCCTCTTGTGGCCAGACTCAGAAATGCATGACAGGGGAGAACATAACTTTCCACTATCATCTGTTGAGGGTGTCGCTTCCTTTTATGGCTCCTTCGTTTTGCAGATTTCAATACAGAAACAGAGCATGACTCAAAATGCAACAGCACAACATCCCCTTAAGTGACCGTGCTGATGCTGTGTGGACTGGACCGCTTCTGCTTCATGCATCAAAACCCATTTTTAACACCAACAGTTACCACATATAAAATATTTCGGTGAGTTTTATGAACTTCTGGTACAGACCTTTCTGCACTTTTCAAATCTACAAGGACTGAGTGTTTCGGTTTTTTTTGGATGGAGCATCACATACTGGCAGCGTTTGAGGCCAATGCAGGAATGAATACTGACCTTGACAGCTTTAGCCGTCTCTAGAGACTGTTCGGGAGGTATCCCCACCTCTCGCTCCCTCAGCAGCTGTTGGATGAAGTACGTGATGTCTCGACCAGCGATGGGGATGTGCTTAATGCAGCTACCGATGACGTAGCCTTCGGCCTGGAACACAAGCGCGCACAAGTTTAGGGTTGAGAATAAGGAaggagccaaaaaaaaaaaaaaagttataagaAAAGAACGTGACACCTACCACTGGGATAACGTGTGTGACTCCGTCTCCGCTGTCGATCACAGTCCCCGTCAGTGTCCGCTCACCAACCTGTCTGGATGTCCAGGAGGCAGCCAGCGCCAGGACAGCCTGAAGCAGAAAATataaactttcatttaaaaaaaaaagtggtaatAAAGCTGTGATAAAAAGCAAGGAGAGACAATCAGAAAGGTAGTATAGATTCATTTAACAAACTGCCTCTATTAACAGTGTGGTACGGTTTCATACAGGATTCATGCTGTAGATTTCAGAACCACAGAGTGACGACATCGTGCAGGATTTAAATCAAGAGGAAATAATCAAAGAGACTGTGAAActtaaaaagaagaagtgaaaatAGACATTTCCCCATTAAAACGTTTGTCTAAGAAGAAAGAGTCAAATCTAATTCTGTCTGCAGCCCACAGGTCTGGGTACAAGTAGCTGTGAGTGCTGTAGTTGGAGGCATTTGTTCGAACCAGCCACAGTGATTAACTGATTcacatcttaaaaaaacaaagcttttcagCCAATGTGTTTGGTAAACTTTAGAGAAAAAGGATTACAGGCTTGCTGTTTGGCTCTCTGGCCTCTTTCTGGCACTTGAATGTTTTTTGGAAACGAACCTGAACAGCGATGTAGAGACCTGGGACGTTGAATGACTCAAACATGATCTCTGCTGTGTACTCTCTGTTTTCGGGTGTATTCAGTGGAGGCTCtgtctggagagagagagagagagatgcagagaaaTGATGTAAAACgctatttgacattttatgattttggAGAGCTTAAACGTAAGACTTAACTTCAGTTACGCAACAGAGAACGAATGAACCTTGCCAGGATTAAAATGTTCAATACTCCCCCATAATCTCCATATCCTTACACATATGTGGCTCAAGATGAAGTGCCAGAACTGTCAGTATTAAATTATTACTGCTCCTAGCTGTTGACAGAGGGGGAACAGACTGCACTGTGTCTGCGCAAAGGTTAATTTCATATGGCTAATGTTCTGACACATTAAAGcccttgtctcttttttttttggtgctgcCTTGATGCCAAACCATAGCAGcttccaaatgttttcagtaggCACAgcgtcctggtcctggtcttacCAAAAGAAAGTAATGGTCTTCAGGTTCTGCCCGCAGATACTTGAAGATGACCTGCTCCATAAATCTCTCCATCAGGTCCCAGTCCTCCACTATCCCGTGACGAATGGGCCACTGggaaggagaaaggaaagaaatcgGTGTAAACAGTGACTGCAACAcactgtgggggaaaaaaacccacatcTGACTCAATTCATCTCTTCTCTGTCCACCTTTGTTGCATATGATGGTTTGTCGATGGCTTCATCTCCGATAAAGAAGTCCAGGTCGTCAACACCCTTCATCATCCGGCGCTGGGCCTGGTCTCCGACCTTGGCTGACTCTTTGATTGCGATACCTgaagatgataaaaaatatatatatatacacgagTGTTTAACTGAAGACAAAACCAAGATCACAAATGCCTTTTATCCAGATATGTCAACTAATATAACAGTACTATCCTGAGGTAGGGTTAGGCAACATGCAACATAGAAAGAGTATCATTATCATATTAACGGGAAGACCTTCTACTAACATTAAACTAAGTTCAAGCACAAGGCTGGTATTATTCTACATCTCTCTTATTGTGAACAGATTCCCAAGAGAAGATCAAAACCAATGATGCATTTGTTCATCTCTCAGCACTTTCTCACTTCCCTATCCTGTCTGTGACATGCCAGCCATAACCCACTGGCTCCTTTTCAGGTTACAAATGTATGATTCTTTTTGTTAAAGCTAGATATTTTCCTAAAAcatatggacactgtaataagaaaataaagctttttctcttcagggaaaaaataaaacaaacctgCTAATGGTAACGTACCCATGTGTACCAGTGCATATAAATATCTTTGactttgattacatttttcttttcaaattgcCATTTCTCTTTTTACCAAAATAGTTACCAATTAAGTTTCTGTTGATCACTTAATCAACTAATTGCTGCAGCTCTACTTTGTTGTGtaaatttagaaataaatatcAATGTTAAAACAGAGCTAGAACAGTATAAATAACTGTATTACACATTTGTATACTTACGATAAAATTAAGTTGCAGTTATAATAACGATAATTCCATGAAACCAAGTTCCTGTTTTGGTGATTTTAATAATTTACTTACATGAAGGTATGATGAACTGTGGTTCTGTGTTTCCTGCATAACCAAGCTTTGTGTACCtaaagaaaaggaacaaaatgagCATACATGTTTAGTTACAGTTCTTTCCCTTTGGTTAAAGTGTTTACTAGGAATTGTAGTCAAGGAACAGTCAAAATAATCTGGATGATCCGCTTTCTGATATGAGGATTATCCAGGAAGTAACATTAGCTTCAGTAGCTAACAGTAGCTAAGTGCAATGATTAAGCAGTACTGGGAATAAAAGCACAGTAAATAAAGCAGTCGGGCGCTTTGGCGTGCTCATTTGTAGCATTAACTCTGTGTTTACGGACACAATAAGAATAGAGAAGTGAGCAGATGCAGCTAAGTAACGTTAGCAGGTTTTAGATTGAACAGCTAAACAACACAGGGCGTTAGCTGAAGTTTGACAGCCGCTTATGTGGTCAATGAAAGCCAGGCTAACGCTAAGtagcatttcatttttctcacttaccCTGTGCCACAGTCAACAACACAAGCCGGCAGCCGACCAGCCATGCTTGCTCTCCTTTAATCTACTCGCAGGTAAATATATCAGGCGCCCGATATGAACGGATATCTCAACAGTAACCGGTTTAAATCGCAGCAGCCTGAATGAATAGCACTCACGGCCGATACGGGAACGCTTCCGGGTTCGGTGAGATTTCTTCTAGTGCAGCGTCAGCATCTTCCATGCCACaacactgcccccaagtggatGGGGACAGTTACTGCAGCCGAGGAAGAAATTCAATTGTAATATTCAGATTAAAGTTTACAAAGACTATATGTACTTATATAATGATAAAGGCTacagtttaaatataaataaataaatcataataataataaataaatatataattcatTTCTGATATGTTTTTCTGGttcaaagattttaaaaaaaatataaaacaaatttgaGTTGTGTTTCAAGAACATTTTATTTGCCACTTTCTCAAAcaacatctgcagtgaaatgcaggTTGACATACTCTTAAGTGCAACACATAATAGTCATTAAATTAAGAGTTAAAgtaagaataagaataataagGATAAAATGTtgctagcagctctgtaatt harbors:
- the LOC130165516 gene encoding actin-related protein 3, which codes for MAGRLPACVVDCGTGYTKLGYAGNTEPQFIIPSCIAIKESAKVGDQAQRRMMKGVDDLDFFIGDEAIDKPSYATKWPIRHGIVEDWDLMERFMEQVIFKYLRAEPEDHYFLLTEPPLNTPENREYTAEIMFESFNVPGLYIAVQAVLALAASWTSRQVGERTLTGTVIDSGDGVTHVIPVAEGYVIGSCIKHIPIAGRDITYFIQQLLREREVGIPPEQSLETAKAVKERFSYVCPDLVKEFSKYDTDGSKWIKQYTGVNAISKKEFTIDVGYERFLGPEIFFHPEFANPDFTQPISEVVDEVIQNCPIDVRRPLYKNIVLSGGSTMFRDFGRRLQRDLKRTVDARLKISEELSGGKLKPKPIDVQVITHHMQRYAVWFGGSMLASTPEFYQVCHTKRDYEEIGPSICRHNPVFGVMS